The following proteins come from a genomic window of Pseudomonas sp. MAG733B:
- a CDS encoding TerB family tellurite resistance protein, with protein sequence MLWPGTLIGAGAGFAIASIPGAMLGALLGQALDRRLHLQSWAHLREKLGGRPVLRNDELLFVLLGRLAKCDGRVVEGHIQQARQEMRSLEMNEPAQRRAIAAFNRGKTGNDRLRGYLRRLSAQPHAAEGVLRACWRMVWADGRAGSSERELIAQWGKWLGWTSHQVQALAHDYEPHKRPQVSGAVTYQDALRLLGVSATSEPAQIKRAYRRLLSRHHPDKIAGSGATVSQVREATEKTRELHTAYTLIRQRRDFR encoded by the coding sequence ATGCTATGGCCAGGGACTCTGATCGGAGCCGGAGCGGGCTTTGCCATTGCCAGCATTCCGGGGGCCATGCTCGGTGCCTTGCTGGGACAGGCGCTGGATCGACGCCTGCACCTGCAAAGTTGGGCGCATCTGCGGGAAAAACTCGGCGGTCGTCCGGTACTGCGCAACGATGAACTGCTGTTCGTGTTGCTCGGCCGGCTGGCCAAGTGCGACGGGCGAGTGGTGGAGGGTCATATCCAGCAGGCGCGCCAGGAAATGCGCTCTCTGGAAATGAACGAACCGGCCCAGCGGCGGGCGATTGCCGCATTCAATCGCGGCAAGACGGGCAACGACCGATTGCGCGGTTATCTGCGTCGCCTGAGTGCTCAGCCCCATGCGGCCGAAGGCGTGTTACGCGCCTGTTGGCGGATGGTCTGGGCCGATGGTCGGGCTGGGAGCAGTGAGCGCGAGCTGATTGCCCAGTGGGGCAAGTGGCTGGGCTGGACGTCGCATCAGGTACAGGCACTGGCCCACGACTATGAACCGCATAAGCGGCCACAGGTCAGCGGTGCGGTGACGTATCAGGACGCGTTGCGACTGTTGGGGGTGTCGGCTACCAGTGAGCCGGCGCAGATCAAACGCGCCTATCGGCGTCTGCTCAGTCGCCATCACCCGGACAAGATTGCCGGCAGTGGGGCGACGGTGTCGCAGGTTCGTGAGGCGACCGAGAAAACCCGGGAGCTGCACACTGCCTATACGCTGATTCGGCAGCGGCGGGATTTTCGCTAG